A genome region from Nicotiana tabacum cultivar K326 chromosome 13, ASM71507v2, whole genome shotgun sequence includes the following:
- the LOC107815198 gene encoding putative glucan 1,3-alpha-glucosidase, whose product MRAPPLLYPLLLLLLLLATSAYSWKKEEFRNCNQTPFCKRARSRKPRSCNLRATDVSISDGDLIAKLVPKEENPESEQPNEPLVLTLSAYQDGVMRVKIDEDQNLNRPKKRFEVPEVIEEDFLNKKLWLTRVKEEEIDGVSSVVYLSDGYEGVLRHDPFEVFVREKSSGKRVLSINSNGLFDFEQLREKKEGDDWEEKFRSHTDTRPFGPQSVSFDVSFYGADYVYGIPEHATSFALKPTRGPDMEEFSEPYRLFNLDVFEYLHESPFGLYGSIPFMISHGKARGSSGFFWLNAAEMQIDVLGSGWNSNESSNIMLPSDKQRIDTLWMSEAGVVDTFFFIGPGPKDVVRQYTSVTGRPSMPQLFATAYHQCRWNYRDEEDVYNVDSKFDEHDIPYDVLWLDIEHTDGKKYFTWDRVLFPNPEEMQNKLAAKGRHMVTIVDPHIKRDESYHIHKEASEKGYYVKDATGKDYDGWCWPGSSSYVDLLNPEIRSWWSDKFSLDSYTGSTQYLHIWNDMNEPSVFNGPEVTMPRDALHHGGVEHRELHNAYGYYFQMATSNGLLKRGDGKDRPFVLGRAFFAGSQRYGAIWTGDNTAEWEHLRVSVPMVLTLSISGIVFSGADVGGFFGNPETELLVRWYQLGAYYPFFRGHAHHDTKRREPWLFGERNTQLMREAIHVRYMYLPYFYTLFREANSSGTPVARPLWMEFPGDEKSFSNDEAFMVGNGLLVQGIYTERAKHVSVYLPGDESWYDLRSGFAYKGGQTHKYEVSEDSVPSFQRAGTIIPRKDRLRRSSTQMENDPYTLVIALNSSQAAEGELYIDDGKSFEFKQGAFIHRRFTFSKGKLTSSNAAPSSAENDRFSSECTVERIILLGLSPGAKTALVEPGNRKVEIELGPLFIQGNRGSVLTIRKPNVRIADDWSIQIL is encoded by the exons ATGAGAGCTCCACCTCTCCTCTatcccctcctcctcctcctcctcctcttggCCACCTCTGCCTACTCCTGGAAAAAAGAGGAGTTTCGAAACTGCAACCAAACCCCATTTTGCAAACGCGCCCGTTCCCGAAAACCCAGATCGTGCAATCTACGCGCCACCGATGTGTCCATCTCCGATGGGGATCTTATAGCCAAGCTTGTCCCCAAAGAAGAAAACCCAGAAAGCGAACAGCCCAATGAGCCTTTGGTCCTCACTCTTTCGGCCTACCAAGATGGTGTGATGAGGGTGAAAATCGATGAAGATCAAAATTTGAATCGGCCCAAGAAAAGATTTGAAGTTCCTGAGGTGATTGAGGAAGATTTCTTGAACAAGAAGCTGTGGTTAACGAGAGTGAAGGAGGAGGAAATCGACGGTGTTTCCTCTGTTGTTTACTTGTCTGATGGGTATGAAGGGGTGTTGAGACATGACCCATTTGAAGTCTTTGTGAGAGAGAAAAGTAGTGGGAAGAGAGTGTTGTCCATAAACTCaaatgggttgtttgattttgaaCAGTTGAGGGAGAAGAAAGAAGGGGATGATTGGGAGGAGAAGTTTAGGAGTCATACTGATACTAGGCCTTTTGGTCCACAATCTGTTAGTTTTGATGTTTCCTTTTATGGTGCAGATTATGTTTATGGCATTCCTGAACATGCTACTAGTTTTGCTTTGAAACCAACTAGGGGCCCTGATATGGAGGAATTTTCAGAGCCTTATAGGTTGTTTAATCTTGACGTGTTTGAGTATCTTCACGAATCGCCTTTTGGACTTTATGGTTCCATACCTTTCATGATTTCGCACGGGAAAGCCAGGGGTAGCTCGGGTTTTTTCTGGTTGAATGCTGCTGAAATGCAGATTGATGTATTGGGATCTGGTTGGAATTCCAATGAGTCTTCGAATATAATGTTGCCCTCGGACAAGCAAAGGATTGATACTTTGTGGATGAGTGAGGCTGGTGTAGTGGATACATTCTTTTTCATTGGTCCTGGACCAAAGGATGTGGTTAGGCAGTATACTAGTGTAACGGGGAGGCCATCTATGCCACAGTTATTCGCGACTGCATACCATCAATGTAGATGGAATTACAGAGACGAGGAAGATGTTTATAATGTTGATTCAAAATTTGATGAGCATGATATTCCCTATGATGTCTTGTGGCTTGATATCGAGCACACGGATGGGAAGAAGTACTTTACTTGGGATAGGGTGTTGTTTCCTAACCCAGAAGAAATGCAGAATAAGTTGGCCGCGAAGGGTAGGCACATGGTTACCATTGTGGATCCTCATATAAAGAGGGATGAGTCTTACCATATACACAAGGAGGCCTCGGAAAAGGGCTACTATGTTAAGGATGCTACTGGTAAGGATTATGATGGATGGTGTTGGCCCGGTTCCTCATCATACGTTGACTTGCTGAATCCCGAGATTAGGTCATGGTGGAGTGACAAATTCTCACTTGATAGCTACACTGGCTCAACTCAGTATTTACACATTTGGAATGACATGAATGAGCCTTCCGTCTTCAATGGGCCAGAG GTAACAATGCCAAGAGATGCTTTACATCATGGAGGAGTCGAGCACAGGGAGTTGCACAATGCATATGGTTACTATTTCCAGATGGCAACATCCAATGGCCTTCTAAAGCGCGGAGATGGAAAAGATAGGCCTTTTGTTTTGGGAAGGGCCTTCTTTGCCGGAAGTCAAAGATATGGAGCAATTTGGACTGGAGATAATACAGCTGAATGGGAACACTTGAGGGTTTCAGTCCCCATGGTGTTAACTCTTAGCATCTCCGGAATAGTATTTTCTG GTGCGGATGTTGGTGGATTTTTTGGCAATCCTGAGACTGAGCTGTTAGTTCGCTGGTATCAACTAGGTGCCTACTATCCCTTCTTCCGGGGGCATGCGCATCATGACACCAAAAGACGGGAACCTTGGTTATTTGG AGAAAGAAATACACAATTGATGAGGGAAGCGATACATGTCCGTTACATGTATCTCCCTTATTTCTACACACTATTTAGAGAagcaaactcaagtggtacaccAGTTGCTCGTCCACTTTGGATGGAGTTCCCTGGAGATGAAAAATCTTTTAGCAATGATGAGGCTTTCATGGTTGGAAATGGTCTTCTGGTGCAAGGAATTTATACGGAG CGAGCGAAACATGTTTCTGTCTATTTACCAGGGGATGAATCCTGGTATGATTTGAGAAGCGGATTTGCATACAAAGGAGGTCAAACACACAAGTATGAGGTTTCAGAAGATAGTGTTCCCTCTTTCCAAAGGGCTGGAACCATCATACCAAGAAAAGATCGCCTCCGTCGGAGTTCGACGCAGATGGAAAATGATCCTTATACTCTG GTTATAGCACTTAATAGTTCCCAAGCAGCTGAAGGTGAGCTCTATATCGATGATGGGAAGAGTTTTGAGTTCAAACAAGGTGCCTTTATTCATCGGCGTTTCACATTCTCGAAAGGAAAGCTTACATCTTCAAATGCCGCGCCTTCTTCAGCTGAAAATGACAGATTTTCTTCCGAGTGCACCGTAGAGAGGATAATCTTGTTAGGATTGTCTCCGGGAGCAAAAACTGCCCTTGTTGAACCAGGAAACAGGAAAGTGGAAATTGAGCTCGGGCCACTCTTCATTCAAGGAAATCGAGGATCTGTTCTTACCATCCGCAAGCCTAATGTGCGTATTGCAGATGATTGGTCGATCCAAATTTTGTAA